A genomic stretch from Natronomonas gomsonensis includes:
- a CDS encoding bacteriorhodopsin produces MADPGSEALWLWIGTAGMFLGMLYFIARGWGEENRRRQEFYIVTIFITAIAFVNYLMMALGFGLTTVTVAGEELPIYWARYTDWLFTTPLLLIDLGLLAGANRNQIATLVGLDALMIGTGAVATLSTTGVLLSPVGDRLIWWGVSTGFLLVLLYFLFGTLTEEANRLSEDAQSTFNILRNLIVVVWLVYPVWWILGTEGLGTIGLYSETAGFMVLDLVAKVGFGIILLSSREVLDAAGDLAGSTAQPADD; encoded by the coding sequence ATGGCAGACCCAGGCAGCGAAGCACTATGGCTGTGGATAGGCACGGCAGGAATGTTCCTCGGCATGCTGTACTTCATCGCCCGCGGCTGGGGTGAGGAGAACAGACGCCGACAGGAGTTCTACATCGTGACGATATTCATCACCGCCATCGCCTTCGTCAACTACCTGATGATGGCGCTGGGCTTCGGGTTGACGACAGTGACCGTCGCCGGCGAGGAGTTGCCCATCTACTGGGCGCGATACACCGACTGGCTGTTCACGACGCCGTTGCTCCTCATCGACCTCGGACTGCTTGCCGGGGCGAACCGCAACCAGATTGCCACGCTCGTGGGTCTCGACGCGCTGATGATCGGCACGGGCGCGGTGGCGACGCTGTCGACGACCGGCGTGTTGCTCAGCCCCGTCGGTGACCGCCTCATCTGGTGGGGCGTCTCCACCGGCTTCCTGTTGGTGTTGCTGTACTTCCTGTTCGGAACGCTGACCGAGGAGGCAAACCGCCTCTCGGAGGACGCCCAATCGACGTTCAACATCCTCCGGAACCTCATCGTCGTCGTCTGGCTGGTGTATCCGGTGTGGTGGATACTCGGCACCGAAGGCCTCGGCACCATCGGCCTCTACAGCGAGACGGCCGGCTTCATGGTGTTGGACCTCGTCGCGAAGGTCGGCTTCGGTATCATCCTGCTGTCGAGCCGTGAGGTGCTCGACGCCGCGGGCGACCTCGCCGGTTCGACGGCCCAACCCGCCGACGACTGA
- a CDS encoding lycopene cyclase domain-containing protein, which translates to MSAPTYAQFHFAFLLPVVAVLLAAATVTRTRTTRPTVWSVGRPVYWSGVAVVTLVAVIYTTPWDNYLIARGVWGYGEGQTFVHLGLAPLGEYAFFLLQPILTALWLGQLTLRRGWPEADALGREDGERWLTLSRFERTPRVLGGVAAVAVGLVGAVLLTTAGTFYLGAILAWAAPVLFIQWVVGLPQLLYQRRTVALGVAVPTVYLWIIDRIALATGIWHISPTYTTGIALFGLPIEEALFFLVTNLFVVQGLVLFRWVVDRWA; encoded by the coding sequence ATGAGCGCCCCCACCTACGCGCAGTTCCACTTCGCGTTCCTCCTGCCGGTCGTGGCGGTGCTGTTGGCCGCGGCGACGGTGACCCGCACGCGGACGACCCGGCCGACGGTGTGGTCGGTCGGCCGACCGGTCTACTGGAGCGGCGTCGCCGTCGTCACCCTCGTCGCCGTCATCTACACGACGCCGTGGGACAACTACCTCATCGCCCGCGGCGTCTGGGGCTACGGCGAGGGCCAGACGTTCGTCCACCTCGGCCTCGCGCCGCTCGGAGAGTACGCGTTCTTCCTCCTCCAGCCGATTCTCACCGCGCTGTGGCTCGGCCAGTTGACGCTCCGTCGCGGCTGGCCCGAAGCCGACGCACTCGGACGCGAAGACGGGGAGCGGTGGCTTACTCTCAGCCGTTTCGAGCGTACACCGCGAGTGCTCGGTGGCGTCGCTGCCGTCGCCGTCGGCCTCGTGGGAGCCGTGTTGCTCACGACCGCCGGGACGTTCTATCTCGGCGCCATCCTCGCGTGGGCGGCGCCCGTCCTGTTCATCCAGTGGGTCGTCGGCCTCCCGCAGTTGCTGTATCAGCGCCGCACCGTCGCCCTCGGCGTCGCCGTGCCGACGGTGTATCTCTGGATAATCGACCGCATCGCGCTGGCGACCGGCATCTGGCACATCTCGCCGACCTATACGACCGGCATCGCGCTCTTCGGCCTGCCAATCGAGGAGGCGCTGTTCTTCCTCGTGACGAACCTCTTCGTCGTCCAAGGGCTGGTCCTGTTCCGGTGGGTGGTCGACCGATGGGCGTGA
- a CDS encoding Brp/Blh family beta-carotene 15,15'-dioxygenase, whose amino-acid sequence MGVTVDQPTPAFRAMYDRLATRPAWTICALFVVGATVGRLLGVTVGPTLRYLPLAASVVLFGLPHGAVDYLVPARIDDDRSLPSSMVVVGVLYAVVGGAYAVLWLLEPLVAAASFIAITWFHWGQGDVHALVVFVDADHLDSTGLRAATGFVRGGLPMFVPLLAFPDRYRTVVDAWVGLFGSDLSTAWLFAETTRLVGGSVFLAVTVGVLLVGYRRGSGRSWRVDAGETALLWLFFLTVPPLVAIGVYFCVWHALRHVIRVVAVDGDSAVDTRKLLGRFAREATPLTALALVFLVGFAVFVPVTPTSPASVAAVYLVFIAVLTLPHVAVVTWMDRREGVWWT is encoded by the coding sequence ATGGGCGTGACCGTCGACCAACCGACGCCAGCGTTTCGTGCGATGTACGACCGCCTCGCCACTCGCCCGGCGTGGACGATTTGTGCCCTGTTCGTCGTGGGCGCGACGGTCGGACGGCTGCTCGGCGTCACGGTCGGCCCCACCCTCAGATACCTCCCGCTGGCGGCGAGCGTCGTCCTCTTCGGACTCCCCCACGGCGCGGTCGACTACCTCGTTCCGGCGCGAATCGACGACGACCGCTCGCTGCCGTCATCGATGGTCGTCGTCGGTGTTCTCTATGCGGTTGTCGGCGGCGCCTACGCGGTGCTGTGGCTCCTCGAACCGCTGGTCGCCGCGGCGTCGTTCATCGCGATAACGTGGTTCCACTGGGGGCAGGGCGACGTGCACGCGCTGGTCGTCTTCGTCGACGCCGACCACCTCGACTCGACGGGGCTTCGGGCGGCGACCGGGTTCGTCCGCGGCGGCCTCCCGATGTTCGTTCCGCTGTTGGCGTTTCCCGACAGATACCGAACCGTCGTCGACGCGTGGGTCGGACTGTTCGGCTCCGACCTCTCGACGGCGTGGCTGTTCGCCGAGACGACACGCCTCGTCGGCGGAAGCGTCTTCCTCGCGGTCACCGTCGGCGTGTTGCTCGTCGGCTACCGTCGCGGAAGCGGCCGCAGTTGGCGGGTCGACGCCGGCGAGACGGCGCTGCTGTGGCTGTTCTTCCTGACGGTGCCGCCGCTGGTCGCCATCGGCGTCTACTTTTGCGTCTGGCATGCCCTCCGACACGTCATCAGAGTTGTCGCTGTCGACGGCGACTCGGCTGTCGACACCCGAAAACTCCTCGGGCGGTTCGCCCGGGAGGCCACCCCGCTGACCGCGCTGGCGCTCGTCTTCCTCGTCGGCTTCGCGGTATTCGTCCCCGTCACGCCCACCTCGCCGGCGTCGGTCGCCGCAGTGTATCTCGTCTTCATCGCCGTTCTCACCCTTCCGCACGTCGCCGTCGTGACGTGGATGGACCGCCGGGAAGGCGTCTGGTGGACGTAG
- a CDS encoding bacterio-opsin activator domain-containing protein, with protein MTGTQGARVLTVSCSADGPTAAIEGEGSFAVLTATDAAGALTRLDEADCVVVVDDADLDAVGVLEAVRERDTEIPVVVVADDETVASRAVAAGVDEFVPKTTSDAERRLLERLRAALEGAPPLRTDGAARMPIENLGVREELRLKERAIDEAPVGVTIADADRPDEPMVYINDAFERLTGYPKERVVGRNCRFLQGDDSDPEAVAAMREAVDSGSSVSVELLNYRKDGEPFWNRVDIAPVHGADGEVSHFVGFQTDITERKEAEMELKRERRNLEHLLARINGLLKDVTRELVGSERRAEVERGVCDSVAAVDTYEFAWIGVPDRSSDTLAATASAGEWAVRTDDLGVDLAASDLLPAAIAYETGELQVVTDRAELTAIAEQSPWMDAEVVRGIAAVPLVYGETTYGVLSLYTTEEAALNEHERVVLEAIGRAAATALNALERGRMLATDSVRQLDVETTDEGLFFVDLSERTGCSLTYNGSVYREDGSVLMFFRSDGDAAAILDTVERYPHIASAEVIHEHGGETLFEFAVTNDSLPATLAERGVRICEIGVVDGVATIELELPSEGDVRAIADLLSERYPETDIVAQRERERPPSTRQAFVADVEDRLTERQLTALQKAHVSGFYEWDRPVTGDTLAESMGIGRATYHQHLRAAERKLIEAFFER; from the coding sequence ATGACCGGAACACAGGGAGCGCGGGTGCTCACCGTGTCGTGTTCCGCCGACGGTCCGACGGCCGCTATCGAAGGCGAGGGGTCGTTTGCCGTGCTCACGGCGACGGATGCGGCCGGGGCGCTGACTCGACTCGACGAGGCCGACTGTGTAGTGGTGGTCGACGATGCGGACCTCGACGCGGTCGGGGTGCTGGAGGCGGTTCGGGAACGCGACACCGAAATTCCCGTCGTCGTCGTGGCGGACGACGAGACGGTCGCCAGCCGAGCGGTCGCCGCCGGCGTCGACGAGTTCGTACCGAAGACGACATCCGACGCCGAGCGCCGACTGCTCGAGCGACTCCGTGCGGCACTGGAGGGGGCGCCGCCGCTCCGGACCGACGGCGCCGCTCGCATGCCCATCGAGAACCTCGGCGTGCGCGAGGAACTCCGACTGAAGGAGCGGGCCATCGACGAGGCGCCGGTCGGCGTCACCATCGCCGACGCCGACCGCCCAGACGAGCCGATGGTGTACATCAACGACGCCTTCGAGCGGCTGACGGGCTACCCCAAAGAGCGCGTCGTCGGCCGCAACTGTCGGTTCCTGCAGGGTGATGACTCCGACCCCGAGGCCGTCGCCGCGATGCGGGAGGCGGTCGATTCGGGCTCTTCGGTGTCCGTCGAGTTGCTCAACTATCGGAAGGACGGCGAGCCGTTCTGGAACCGTGTCGACATCGCACCGGTCCACGGCGCCGACGGCGAGGTGTCGCACTTCGTCGGGTTCCAGACTGACATCACCGAGCGCAAGGAAGCCGAGATGGAGTTGAAGCGCGAACGGCGGAACCTCGAACACCTACTGGCTCGCATCAACGGCCTTCTCAAGGACGTGACGCGGGAACTCGTCGGGTCGGAGCGACGCGCCGAGGTCGAACGGGGCGTCTGTGACAGCGTCGCGGCCGTCGACACTTACGAATTCGCGTGGATCGGTGTCCCCGACCGCTCCAGCGACACCCTCGCGGCGACGGCGTCGGCCGGCGAGTGGGCGGTCCGAACCGACGACCTCGGCGTCGACCTCGCGGCGTCGGACCTCCTTCCGGCAGCCATCGCCTACGAGACCGGCGAGTTGCAGGTCGTCACCGACCGGGCGGAACTGACGGCCATCGCCGAGCAGTCGCCGTGGATGGACGCCGAGGTGGTCCGTGGCATCGCCGCCGTCCCGCTCGTCTACGGCGAGACGACCTACGGCGTCCTGTCGCTGTACACGACGGAGGAGGCGGCGCTGAACGAACACGAACGGGTCGTCCTCGAAGCCATCGGTCGGGCGGCGGCGACGGCGCTGAACGCCTTGGAGCGCGGCCGCATGCTCGCGACCGACAGCGTCCGACAACTCGACGTCGAAACCACCGACGAGGGGCTGTTCTTCGTCGACCTCTCGGAACGGACCGGCTGTTCGCTCACCTACAACGGTTCGGTGTACCGCGAGGACGGCTCCGTGCTGATGTTCTTCCGGTCGGACGGCGACGCGGCGGCCATCCTCGATACCGTCGAGCGATACCCACACATCGCGTCGGCGGAGGTGATACACGAACACGGCGGGGAGACGCTGTTCGAGTTCGCCGTCACCAACGACTCCCTGCCGGCGACGCTGGCCGAACGTGGCGTGCGAATCTGCGAAATCGGCGTCGTCGACGGCGTCGCCACCATCGAACTCGAACTGCCGAGCGAGGGCGACGTCCGGGCCATCGCCGACCTCCTCTCGGAGCGGTACCCGGAGACTGACATCGTCGCCCAACGCGAGCGGGAGCGGCCGCCGTCGACGCGACAGGCGTTCGTCGCCGACGTGGAGGACCGACTGACCGAACGGCAGTTGACGGCGCTGCAGAAAGCCCACGTCAGCGGCTTCTACGAGTGGGACCGTCCGGTCACGGGAGATACGCTCGCGGAATCGATGGGTATCGGACGGGCGACGTACCACCAGCACCTCCGGGCGGCCGAGCGGAAACTCATCGAGGCCTTTTTCGAGCGGTAG
- a CDS encoding phage tail protein — protein sequence MRAGRFEVQIDGVEVAGFRRIDLPRRYSEVDTGPEGRKRIGQTSFDDLTMERGIKPGATHLVDWRVAIEEGKADEGRKEIAVVLQDEEGTPQFQWTFSDAWVKEYEPPELDASADGDIATESATIAFDRMEREEV from the coding sequence ATGAGAGCGGGCCGATTTGAAGTTCAAATCGACGGTGTCGAAGTCGCCGGGTTTCGTCGAATCGATCTTCCCAGGCGTTACTCTGAGGTCGATACGGGGCCAGAGGGTCGGAAGCGAATCGGACAGACCAGTTTTGACGACCTGACCATGGAGCGTGGAATCAAACCCGGCGCAACTCACTTGGTTGACTGGCGCGTCGCCATCGAGGAAGGCAAAGCCGACGAGGGACGAAAGGAGATTGCGGTGGTTCTCCAAGATGAGGAAGGTACCCCACAATTTCAGTGGACGTTCTCGGATGCTTGGGTCAAGGAGTACGAACCGCCGGAACTCGACGCGAGTGCCGACGGCGATATCGCAACCGAGTCGGCCACTATCGCCTTCGATAGGATGGAGCGAGAGGAGGTTTGA
- a CDS encoding DUF6517 family protein yields the protein MDSGDEHRRVMRASGTAAFVGVGSDAEAASTMPRPDSEQNGQGGAARVTVSLNGVDIVGVRALALPRRYSETDGQGGQRWGQPAYGDLELERGITPGETQLTDWRLAIEEGKLDEGRKELTVTVEDSSGARTQWMFSDAWVKAYDPPELDASADGDIATESVTVAFDEMVRTVESSPRRSNPLHSGVFGFVETANDGRISNGATVVPSGDIGIESVQLTQFDPTPTINSDGATLLVPEAVRSDAEEGRTALWFLSGLETGQEEPLRVPDDTEGEMYWVAGEEFFHKRGWMAGLTIDRDESTERSVPGWRSARSGNNRVLVITDGNSPEERFGLVEDTDERTIQFEPAAPGEEVSLTSTVVVVGRPIPTDDASGIQVDGTGVGSAGALLDAGQPAPLAGVSYGLTTLSTPDASVAGRSANPVVRMDTPELLQHDIAREILRRAGVTDAESVEWLTGPRPARGGSESGSSVLLGIETSLESFEGVVSGRDGPWLVGIHVARITDGDHVVAAGVHRHPKGTAEGIREMTGWQRVISQGRELTKTTVEQLEYL from the coding sequence ATGGATTCCGGCGACGAACATCGACGAGTGATGCGAGCCAGTGGCACGGCAGCGTTCGTCGGCGTCGGTTCGGACGCCGAGGCAGCATCCACGATGCCACGGCCCGACAGCGAGCAAAACGGCCAGGGCGGGGCAGCTCGCGTTACAGTCTCACTCAACGGTGTCGATATCGTCGGTGTTCGGGCGCTCGCTCTCCCGAGGCGGTACTCCGAGACGGATGGACAGGGCGGACAACGCTGGGGACAACCGGCCTACGGCGACTTGGAGCTCGAACGCGGGATTACGCCCGGTGAAACCCAGCTGACAGATTGGCGCCTCGCCATCGAGGAAGGCAAACTCGACGAAGGCCGCAAGGAACTCACCGTGACGGTTGAGGACTCGTCGGGAGCACGGACCCAGTGGATGTTCTCGGATGCCTGGGTCAAGGCGTACGACCCGCCGGAACTCGATGCGAGTGCCGACGGCGACATCGCAACCGAGTCCGTCACCGTCGCCTTCGACGAGATGGTACGAACCGTCGAAAGCTCCCCCAGACGGTCGAATCCGCTTCATTCGGGTGTTTTTGGGTTCGTCGAGACGGCTAACGACGGCCGCATCAGCAACGGCGCAACGGTCGTTCCGTCCGGCGATATCGGTATCGAGTCAGTGCAGTTGACCCAGTTCGATCCCACACCGACCATCAATAGCGACGGGGCCACCCTGCTGGTTCCGGAAGCCGTCCGGTCGGACGCCGAGGAAGGCAGGACCGCTCTCTGGTTCCTGTCGGGACTCGAAACGGGTCAAGAGGAACCGCTCCGGGTTCCCGACGACACCGAGGGAGAGATGTACTGGGTTGCTGGCGAGGAATTCTTCCACAAACGGGGCTGGATGGCCGGTTTGACGATCGACCGTGACGAATCGACCGAACGGTCGGTTCCCGGCTGGCGGTCGGCCCGTAGCGGGAACAATCGAGTGCTCGTCATCACCGATGGGAACAGCCCCGAGGAGCGGTTTGGATTGGTGGAGGATACCGACGAACGAACGATTCAGTTCGAACCGGCCGCCCCAGGGGAAGAGGTGTCACTCACATCGACGGTAGTCGTCGTCGGGCGTCCCATACCCACAGACGACGCAAGCGGAATACAGGTGGACGGCACTGGTGTCGGCTCCGCAGGCGCCCTCTTGGATGCTGGGCAGCCCGCCCCCTTGGCTGGCGTATCGTACGGCCTGACAACTCTTTCAACGCCGGATGCGTCGGTCGCGGGACGCTCTGCCAATCCGGTTGTCAGAATGGATACTCCGGAGCTGCTGCAGCACGACATCGCCCGAGAGATCCTCAGACGGGCCGGCGTTACCGACGCCGAGTCCGTCGAATGGCTTACCGGCCCGCGACCAGCACGTGGGGGCTCGGAATCGGGGAGCAGTGTGTTGCTGGGTATTGAAACCTCGCTCGAAAGCTTCGAAGGCGTCGTCAGCGGGCGTGACGGCCCCTGGCTCGTCGGCATCCACGTGGCGAGAATCACCGACGGCGACCACGTCGTCGCAGCGGGCGTCCATCGTCACCCGAAGGGAACAGCCGAAGGAATACGGGAGATGACCGGATGGCAGCGCGTTATCTCCCAAGGTCGAGAACTGACGAAGACGACCGTCGAACAACTCGAATATCTGTAG
- a CDS encoding beta-propeller domain-containing protein, which yields MTRIGSLSMAQLAIVVGVLLVGGTVGAVVLDTVPDNPSESPEDDAVSTFDSPEEFRSYLREAEATSGTAGLGDQVQASTARTTSADAPAAEPQAEAGGDDGGSGASVGEQRRASDTNVQIEGIDEPDRLKTTSDTLYYATRQRYVHPTPIPEPTPEGRTVESEPVEAPTEDRSGVHLINASDPAAPEVASRLNVSGRLLLANDSLVVFEGDRLVGYDVADRENPERTWSKSLSDRVVTARLHAGTVYLVTVDGVDRRSPCPIRPMDDVVVPCSSIHHPTEPAPADATYTVTTLDPTDGEASDSASFVGSGGDSVVYVSADSVYVTYQKPLNRADMVAEFLVTNQSDRLDEDTVDRIEEIRGYELSQRSKRFEIQRTIDSWLAGLNDSERREAEQALEDDLQAWAADNKRRFQRTGIVAFDVEGDDTDAPSVEAGATGSVPGRPLNQFSLDERNGEFRIATTVDGAFGTDSENDLYVLDEDLDVTGSVQGMGITERIYSVRYTDDEAYVVTFRRIDPFHVVDLSDAENPTVEGELKLPGFSSYLHPLSEDRILGIGEEGGKVKLVVFDVSEPSNPTVETDRILDQRWSAVGESHHAFLLDRRHGVFFLPAGDTGYVFNYTDGLDVETTVDTDGSARRAAYVGDHLYVFGDSSLTVVDERSWEETTTVSLAE from the coding sequence ATGACACGCATCGGTTCGCTATCGATGGCGCAACTGGCCATCGTCGTCGGGGTCCTGCTCGTCGGTGGGACCGTCGGCGCGGTCGTACTCGACACCGTCCCCGACAACCCGAGTGAATCACCCGAAGACGACGCCGTCTCGACGTTCGACTCGCCGGAGGAGTTCCGGTCGTATCTCCGAGAAGCCGAGGCCACGTCGGGAACGGCTGGCCTCGGCGACCAGGTGCAAGCGTCGACCGCACGGACCACCTCGGCGGACGCGCCCGCCGCCGAACCGCAGGCGGAAGCCGGCGGTGACGACGGCGGGAGCGGAGCGAGCGTCGGCGAACAGCGCCGGGCCTCCGATACGAACGTCCAAATCGAGGGCATCGACGAACCCGACCGGCTGAAGACGACGAGCGACACGCTGTACTACGCGACGCGACAGCGCTACGTCCACCCGACGCCGATTCCCGAACCCACCCCCGAAGGCCGGACCGTCGAGAGCGAGCCAGTCGAAGCGCCGACGGAGGACCGAAGCGGCGTCCACCTCATCAACGCCTCCGACCCCGCCGCTCCGGAGGTTGCGAGTCGGCTGAACGTCTCCGGGCGACTACTGTTGGCCAACGACAGCCTCGTCGTCTTCGAGGGCGACCGACTCGTCGGCTACGACGTGGCCGACCGCGAGAACCCCGAACGGACGTGGTCGAAATCCCTCTCTGACCGCGTGGTCACCGCGCGACTCCACGCCGGCACCGTCTATCTCGTCACCGTCGACGGCGTCGACCGCCGGAGTCCCTGTCCGATTCGGCCGATGGACGACGTGGTGGTGCCGTGTTCCTCGATTCACCACCCCACCGAACCGGCGCCGGCCGACGCCACCTACACCGTGACGACGTTGGACCCGACCGACGGCGAGGCGAGCGACAGCGCCTCCTTCGTCGGGTCCGGCGGCGACAGCGTCGTCTACGTCTCCGCGGACTCGGTGTACGTCACCTACCAGAAACCGCTCAATCGAGCGGATATGGTCGCGGAGTTCCTCGTAACCAATCAGTCCGACCGCCTCGACGAGGACACCGTCGACCGAATCGAGGAGATTCGGGGCTACGAATTGAGCCAGCGCTCGAAGCGATTCGAGATACAGCGGACCATCGATTCGTGGCTGGCCGGGTTGAACGACTCCGAACGCCGCGAAGCCGAACAGGCCCTGGAGGATGACCTGCAAGCGTGGGCCGCGGACAACAAACGCCGATTCCAGCGAACCGGCATCGTCGCCTTCGACGTCGAGGGCGACGACACCGACGCCCCGAGCGTCGAAGCGGGCGCGACCGGGTCGGTCCCCGGCCGGCCGCTGAATCAGTTCTCCTTGGACGAACGCAACGGCGAGTTCCGCATCGCGACGACCGTCGACGGCGCCTTCGGCACCGACAGCGAAAACGACCTCTACGTTCTCGACGAGGACCTCGATGTGACCGGTTCGGTACAGGGGATGGGCATCACCGAGCGCATCTACTCGGTTCGCTACACCGACGACGAGGCCTACGTCGTCACGTTCCGACGAATCGACCCCTTCCACGTCGTCGACCTCTCCGACGCCGAAAACCCCACCGTCGAAGGCGAGTTGAAACTCCCCGGCTTCTCGTCGTACCTCCATCCGCTTTCGGAGGACCGCATCCTCGGCATCGGCGAGGAAGGCGGCAAGGTGAAACTCGTCGTCTTCGACGTGTCCGAGCCCTCGAACCCCACCGTCGAAACCGACCGCATCCTCGACCAGCGGTGGTCGGCGGTCGGCGAGAGCCACCACGCCTTCCTCTTGGACCGCCGCCACGGCGTGTTCTTCCTGCCCGCCGGGGACACCGGCTACGTGTTCAACTACACCGACGGCTTGGATGTCGAGACGACCGTCGACACCGACGGCAGCGCACGCCGGGCCGCCTACGTCGGTGACCATCTCTACGTCTTCGGCGATTCCTCGCTGACCGTCGTCGACGAGCGCTCGTGGGAGGAGACGACGACGGTATCGCTCGCCGAGTAA
- a CDS encoding alkaline phosphatase PhoX translates to MVEFTRRKLMSTSVAAALGASVSGVAVAQTDDSDTPGAPSVKGDLKRFSTTALGAEVTGPYVFEDGSLLYSLQHPSRDNPAPFDKSGIGYFKGFSFEFDGSNDDFEELSTPQTNDEQGRVRGADGDFELLAREADPINGGTERLGVAQTPDGEDITQEDFEGTQYGDAAFNPDCNEFVATGDGDGYLFTNWENSPGNVSRIPLSKEDGEWSADLDNAMNVANTDAFRDIGGTRINCYGDLSPWGTMVSSEENYAHPRVSLTATVSDVADAGTGKGIRGAHEFWNRPNPNGIQEAIDSYYGDDSWYVQGYWAMTGVEFLAYYLGADPIDQGDGENTVDPIGDTYPNPYRYGYHVDIREPTAETPQPVKYYVMGRAAWEAPDIQHDKKTVYGCSDGDSKGIYKFVADRPIQSYDDPMDIAGTLYAPKVTNPEAAAKNSPAETNLEIEWLELGSASNREVESWIADYDDVTQVDYLETHADWSEGDDVTADVVEEADREVVANGNQDYITDAEILEWADQYEANGADGVDDELRRVPFLETRAAAKEIGASIEFNKAEGVDSIEKATPGNYVYFGISEFNDDLSNDTGDIGMERVDGGVVYRAELEPDYNVSTLEPVITGPDGSDPADVADDALINVDNVYVMDDGRVLCCEDADQFGRSYSNDCLYVYEPEDDPGRSNRGNGNGNGRGNGDGGNYDHLSERSRGSKMSEEEKAAFNRMAAENDD, encoded by the coding sequence ATGGTCGAGTTTACTCGACGGAAACTGATGTCGACATCGGTGGCCGCCGCCCTCGGGGCGAGCGTTTCCGGCGTCGCCGTGGCACAGACCGACGATTCCGACACACCCGGCGCGCCGAGCGTCAAGGGAGACCTCAAGCGATTCTCGACGACGGCGCTCGGAGCCGAGGTGACCGGTCCCTACGTCTTCGAGGACGGGTCACTACTGTACAGTCTCCAACACCCAAGCCGGGACAATCCCGCGCCGTTCGACAAGAGCGGCATCGGCTACTTCAAGGGGTTCTCTTTCGAGTTCGACGGTTCCAACGACGACTTCGAGGAGCTGTCGACGCCTCAGACCAACGACGAACAGGGACGCGTCCGCGGGGCTGACGGCGACTTCGAGTTGCTCGCCCGTGAGGCCGACCCCATCAACGGCGGGACGGAACGACTCGGCGTCGCCCAGACCCCCGACGGGGAGGACATCACCCAAGAGGACTTCGAAGGCACCCAGTACGGGGATGCCGCGTTCAACCCCGACTGCAACGAGTTCGTCGCCACCGGCGACGGCGACGGCTATCTCTTTACCAACTGGGAGAACAGTCCCGGGAACGTCTCACGCATCCCCCTCAGCAAGGAAGACGGCGAGTGGAGCGCCGACCTCGACAACGCGATGAACGTCGCCAACACCGACGCCTTCCGCGACATCGGCGGAACGCGAATCAACTGCTACGGCGATTTGAGCCCGTGGGGAACGATGGTCTCCTCCGAGGAGAACTACGCCCACCCGCGCGTCTCGCTGACCGCAACGGTGAGCGACGTCGCCGACGCCGGCACCGGCAAAGGTATCCGGGGCGCCCACGAGTTCTGGAACCGGCCGAACCCCAACGGGATTCAGGAGGCAATCGACTCCTACTACGGCGACGACTCGTGGTACGTTCAAGGCTACTGGGCGATGACCGGCGTCGAGTTCCTCGCGTACTACCTCGGCGCCGACCCCATCGATCAAGGCGACGGTGAAAACACCGTCGACCCAATCGGCGATACGTATCCCAACCCCTATCGCTACGGTTACCACGTGGATATCCGAGAGCCGACCGCGGAGACGCCACAGCCGGTGAAATACTACGTGATGGGTCGGGCCGCATGGGAAGCGCCGGACATCCAACACGACAAAAAGACCGTCTACGGCTGTTCGGACGGCGACAGTAAGGGCATCTACAAGTTCGTCGCCGACCGGCCAATCCAGAGTTACGACGACCCGATGGACATCGCGGGGACGCTGTACGCGCCGAAGGTGACCAATCCCGAGGCCGCAGCGAAGAACTCCCCGGCCGAGACGAACCTCGAAATCGAGTGGCTGGAACTCGGGTCGGCGTCGAACCGCGAGGTCGAATCGTGGATTGCCGACTACGACGACGTGACGCAGGTCGACTACCTCGAAACCCACGCCGACTGGAGCGAGGGCGACGACGTGACCGCCGACGTCGTGGAGGAAGCCGACCGCGAAGTCGTCGCAAACGGCAATCAGGACTACATCACCGACGCGGAGATTCTGGAGTGGGCCGACCAGTACGAGGCCAACGGTGCCGACGGCGTCGACGACGAACTCCGCCGCGTCCCGTTCCTCGAAACGCGGGCCGCTGCAAAGGAAATCGGGGCCTCCATCGAGTTCAACAAAGCCGAGGGCGTCGACAGCATCGAGAAGGCCACCCCCGGCAACTACGTCTACTTCGGCATCTCGGAGTTCAACGACGACCTCTCGAACGACACCGGCGACATCGGCATGGAACGGGTCGACGGCGGCGTCGTCTATCGGGCGGAGTTGGAACCCGATTACAACGTCTCGACGCTGGAGCCCGTCATCACCGGCCCCGACGGCTCCGACCCCGCCGACGTGGCCGACGACGCGCTCATCAACGTCGACAACGTCTACGTGATGGACGACGGCCGCGTGCTCTGCTGTGAGGACGCCGACCAGTTCGGCCGTTCGTACAGCAACGACTGCCTGTACGTCTACGAACCCGAGGATGACCCCGGACGGAGTAACCGAGGGAACGGAAACGGAAACGGCCGAGGCAACGGGGACGGCGGCAACTACGACCACCTCAGCGAACGCTCGCGAGGGTCGAAGATGTCCGAGGAGGAAAAGGCGGCGTTCAACCGCATGGCCGCCGAGAACGACGACTGA